GGCGATTATCGCGTGCCGGCCGTGATTATCCGTGATGAAAATGGTGCACGCCAGACAGATTTCCGTTACCAATCCTATCGAATCGTCGCTGGAAAACCCGACCTGGAAAATTTGCCGCACAGTTATGTGGTTGACGATTCTGAGGCGCAGACCCTCATTATCACTTTGACTGATACAGCTTTGAATTGTGATCTGGCCTTAAGCTATACAATTTTTGATAATTGGGCCGTGATTGCGCGGGATGCCAAATTAATTAATCGCGGCAGCCATGTTCTACATATCGAAAAAATTGCCAGCATGCAGATAGATTTTCCCAAACAAGATTTTCAAGTGATTTCTCTACCAGGTGCTCACGCACGCGAACGACAAGTTGAGCGACAAGAAGTCGGCCACGGCGTCACACAGTTTGAAAGCCGCCGCGGTACTTCCAGCCATCATATGAATCCTTTTATTGCTTTGGTTCATCCGGACACGACTGAATTTGCTGGAGAAGCATTTGGCGTACAGCTTGTCTACTCCGGCAATCACCAAGAGACACTGGAGCGCGATTACATCGATCAGACGCGTGTGCTGGCTGGCATTAACGAGTACGATTTTGATTGGAAATTGTCGCCAAAAGATGTTTTTCAGACACCCGAAGCTTTACTGGTCTATTCTGACCAAGGCCTAAACGGCATGTCAAACACCTATCATCATCTTTTGCGCGAACGGGTGGCGCGCGGCAAGTATCAATATGCTAAACGCCCGATTGTGATTAACAACTGGGAAGCAACTTTCTTTGACTTTGATAGCAGCAAGATCCAGGAAATTTTGAATAACGCGGCTCCGTTGGGCATCGAAATGTTTGTCTTGGACGATGGCTGGTTTGGCCACCGTGATGATGATAATTCCAGTCTTGGTGATTGGTTTGAACATGCTCATAAATTGCAAGGCGGCTTAAAGGAAGTCAGCCGCCAGATTCACGACAAGAACATGCGCTTTGGTTTGTGGTTCGAGCCAGAAATGATCTCGACTGATTCGGATTTGTATCGTGCTCATCCAGACTACGCCTTGCAAGTGCCTGGACGCGGCAAGACTTTGTCACGAAATCAGTTAGTCTTGGATTTTTCGAGAAAAGAAGTTGTTGACAACATTTTTCATCAAATGGTCAAAATTCTAGATAATGTCAAAGTTGACTACATCAAGTGGGATATGAACCGTCATCTGACCGAAGTGTATTCGGCGGCTTTGCCAGCTGATCAGCAAGGTGAAGTCAGTCACCGTTATACGCTGGGTGTTTATGATTTGGCTGAAAGATTAATTGAAAGATATCCAGATATTCTTTTTGAAGGCTGTTCTGGCGGTGGCGGCCGTTTTGATGCCGGGATGCTGTACTATTTCCCTCAATCTTGGGCCTCTGACAACACGGATGCTGTCGCAAGATTAAAAATACAGACCGGTACTTCTCTGGCTTATCCGATGTCGAGTATGACCGCACATGTGTCCGTGTCGCCTAATCAGCAGACTGGACGTGCCACGAGTTTTGAGATGCGCGGGGATGTTGCTATGTCAGGCGTCTTTGGTTATGAATTGGATTTAGCCAAACTCACTGATGCTGAAAAAGAGATCGTTAAAAAACAGGTTGCTTTTTATAAAGAGCACCGTCAATTAATTCAATATGGCGACTTTATCCGGATTAAGTCGGCTTTTAAAGGCAATGATTTTGCCTGGGAATTTGTTTCCAAAGATAAATCCGAAGCGCTCCTATTCAGATTCAAGCTGATGTCTTTGGCTCAACCGGAATTTACACTGACAAAAATGGCTGGATTGGATCCGAAAATTGTTTATGAAGATGAAAAAGGTCATTCCTATGGCGGCGATGAGCTGATGTCGATTGGTTTTTACGATGTGCCGCTAGAAGCAGCTGATTGGACGAGCAAAGTGGATTACTTTGCAGCAAAGGAACGAGCATGAAAAATTTTAAATCTTCTTTCGCATATGGATTAGGTGCTTTTGGCCATGACGCTTTTTACGGCATGTTAAACGGCTACCTGATCATGTTTGTCACCAGTGTCTTATTTGCCGGCGGATCAAAAACCTATATGGCACAAATGATTGCCGCTGTGGCGCTGATTATTACCGTGGTGCGTATTGTGGAACTGTTCATGGATCCTCTGCTTGGCGGTATGATCGATTCCATCCATACCAAACACAGCAAATATGCGCCCTGGATCGCTGGTATGGCGACAATTTCAGCTGTCCTGTCCTTATTGGTTTTTTCAAACTTGTTTGGTCTGTCAACATCGAACGGACCGCTTTATCTGACAATTTTTGCGGTTATCTTCACGGTATTTTACATTTCGTATTCGATCAAAGACATTGCCTTTTGGGGGATGCTGCCAGCATTAAGTACCAGTTCCGATGGTCGCGGCGTGATTGCGACTTTCGCTAGAATTGGCTCAACTGTTGGTGGTAACGCTGTTGCTTTAATTTATGTTTACGTGCTCACGCTATTCTCAGGGTCATCGACATTTAATCAGCGAGGCTGGACTGGCTTTATCCTCTTAATTGCCGCAGTGCAATTAATTGGCGCATATGCAGCGGCCCTAATGACAAAAGAAGATAAAAGTGTTGTGAACCATCCTGCTGAACATATGAAAATCTCTGCGGTGTTCAAAACTTTGGCAAAAAATGACCAGCTTTTGTGGATGGCACTTTCATATTTGATCTTTGCCTTTGGCAACAATATTTTCAATAATTTAATGATTTACTTCTTCAGATACATCCTTAATGCACAGGATATGTGGAAATATGTTGGCCTGATTGGTATGGCCACAGGGTTTGTATCGATTGTGTCTTTCCCGTTAATTTCCAAGTTTTTAAAACGGCGTCAGATCATGATTACCGGTATTTTGGCGATTGCCTTATCTTTTATTGTCTTTCTCTTTGCAAGAAATTCACTTCTGGCGCTTGGCGCTTATGTGATCTTTGATCTCGCCAACCCTCTGGTCTTTATGATTGTTGTCCTCGTAATTTCCGATTCCGTTGAATATGGTCAGCTAAAGACTGGCAGCCGTTCAGAAGCAGCCACTTCCTCAATTCGTCCGATGGTTGATAAATTCGGCGGCGCTATTGGCGGTGTGGTAACTGGATTTGTGGCAACATCGTTAGGCATGACTGGTAATACAACAGCCAAAGACATCCCGGCTTCGGCTGATCTGACTTTTAGAGTGATTACCTTTGTTATTCCGGCTATCCTGGCAATTATTTTCTTGATTATTTACATGAGCAAGGTTAAATTAACCGAAGCCAAACACGATGAAATCGTCAAAGAATTGGCTGTCCAAGCTCAGCAAGGAGGCAAATAATGGATCGCGCGTTAGATAAAGATAATTTACAAATTAAGCCTGACTCTTTTGCTCAAGCAGCAGTGTCAGCTAATAAGCGTTTGAAAAAAGAAAACGATCTGCATTATTTAAAACATCAACTAAAACTGTATGTTGCCGCTGTTTATATGGCAGAGGACTTTAATCGGGCTGAAAGTGCCAGCAATAAAAAATTAAAACATGATCAAGTTAACCGCTTGCAGGAAAAACTGATTGAACGACGGCTGGATTGAAAATTCGGATTAGCAATACTTCTTTGATCGAGTAAAATTGGTGCAAGGAGATATATGGCCAGTATTCGTGATGTCGCTAAATTGGCCGGTTTTAGTCCGGCAACCGTTTCAAGAATTTTAAATCAAGATACAACATTATCTGTCAAACAATCGACCAAAGACAAAGTGCGTCTGTCGGCTAACCAGCTGGGATATATCGCTAAAGAAGCCGACCGTTCTCAGACCTATGAACGTTCTAAGCTGACAATCGCTGTTTTGGATACTGTCTCAGAGGCACAAGAGCTGGATGACCCTTATTTTGCCGATATTCGCCGTGGCATTGAGGAGCAGGCACAGCATGATTTATTTAAACTATCCCGCGTGATTTATAGTGGTGAAATCACACAAGATCTGCCTTCTTTTAAAAGTTTTGGCCGAGTTCTTGTAATCGGCACCTTTTCTGCGGACCTGCTAAAAAGAATTCAAACAGAAAATATCAACATGGTTGTTATTTCTGATGTTCCAACGGATCGCCAAATTGATACTATTCGACCGGATTTCGATATACAGACCGATGAGGTATTGGACCATCTGCATAAATTAGGGCATTCTAAAATTGCTTTCATTGGCGGCAGTGTCGATGCCGTGAATGCTGATGGCCAGGTACTGTACAAAAATGATGATCTGCGCTTGCTGGCGTATAAAAATTGGATGCAGCGTCATCATTTAGAGGATGATATGCAAATTTTGCTGACGGGCTGGAATACGATGAAAGCATATTTGGCAGTTAGTCAATTATTGAAAACATTCTCTTTGCCTGACCTGCCTACTGCTTTGGTAGCAGCTTCTGATCCAATTGCAGTTGGTACCTATCGGGCGATTTTAAATGCTGGCTATAAAATTCCGAAGGATTTTTCCGTGACTTCTTTTGATGATATTGAAGCCGCTCAATACCTAGTGCCTGCTTTATCAAGCGTGCATCCGGCGAGCAAAGAGATTGGGCGCGAGGCCGTGCGGCTGATTCGTCAGCGCATTTTTGAACAACGGACAGCCGCTTTGCAGGTGATTGTGCCATCGGAATTTATTGAACGCGAGTCGATTGACGGTGCGCGTCTGACAAATGTTTAATCGTTTAACAATTTTTCCTTTATAATAGTATGAGGGCCTGATTACGGGTACTATATCTAAAGTGGAGGGCTGATAATGCCTGTGCAAAACAAAGCAATGCTGATAACTTATGCCGATTCAATGGGTCGGAATATTAAAGAACTGCAAGAGGTACTGACAACTTATATCGGGGATGCCATCGGTGGTATCCATCTGCTGCCTTTCTTCCCTTCAACGGGTGACCGCGGCTTTGCGCCATCCGACTATACACGCGTTGATTCAGCCTTTGGCGACTGGCGAGATGTTCAGGCTTTGGGCAAAAAATACTATTTGATGTTTGATTTTATGATTAATCATATTTCGCGCGAATCAGTGATGTATCAGGATTTTAAAGCCAAAAAAGATGCTTCAGTGTATCGGGATTTCTTCATTCGCTGGGAAAAATTCTGGCCACAAGGACGCCCCACTCAAGCTGATATTGATTTAATTTATAAGCGTAAAGATCGGGCGCCGATTCAGGAAATCACTTTTGCAGACGGCAGCCAGGAACATCTTTGGAACACTTTTGGCGATGAGCAGATTGATATTAATGTTAATGCCGACAGCGCGAAAAAATTTATCAAAGAGACGTTGCTAGAGATGGTTCACCATGGCGCTGACTTGATTCGTTTGGATGCGTTTGCCTATGCAATCAAAAAAATCGATACGAATGATTTCTTTGTCGCACCGGAAATCTGGCAGCTGCTGGATTCAGTTCGTGACATTCTGACACCGCTGCAAGCTGAAATTCTGCCGGAAATTCATGAGCATTACACAATTCCGGCTAAGATTAACGCACACGGCTACTTTACGTATGACTTTGTTCTGCCTTTAGTCACACTTTATACGCTTTATTCCGGTAAGACAGCGCAATTGGCTAAATGGCTGAAGATGTCGCCCAAACGGCAATTTACGACTTTAGATACGCATGATGGTATCGGTGTCGTCGATGCTCGAGATATTTTGACTGATGACGAGATTGCATATACTTCTAGCGAACTTTACAAAGTCGGAGCCAACGTGAAAAAGACATATTCATCCGCGGTTTACAATAATTTGGATATTTACCAGATTAATTCCACCTATTATTCAGCCTTGGGCAATGATGACAAAGCTTATCTGTTGGCGAGGATTTTCCAGATTTTTGCCCCTGGTATCCCGCAGATTTATTATGTCGGCTTGCTGGCTGGTGCCAATGATTTGGATTTGTTAGAGAGGACTAAGGAAGGCCGCAATATTAACCGCCATTATTACAGTCAAGATGAAGTTGCCAAAGAGGTTCAGCGGCCGGTTGTTAAAAAACTGCTTGAGCTGCTCAGCTGGCGCAATCAATTCGCTGCTTTCGATTTAGACGGTGAGATCACAGTCCAGACTGAGGGCGAGCAGACAATTCGGGTCAAACGCACTTCTACTGACGGCCGAGATACGGCTATCTTGCAAGCTAATGCGGCTGACAAGACTTTCACGATTAAGGCTAATGACCAAATTATTTTTTCTGATGACGAAGCAGACAAAGTCCGATTGTAAAATAAAAAAAACAACCATTACAGGTTGTTTTTTTATGCTTTCGATTCATATTCAGCGATATATTCATCGACAAATTCATGCATGAAATGGTCACGCTTTTGGCCAATCTGTTTGGCAGCAGGGGTATTTAGCGAAGCCTGCAGCTTAAAAAGTTTTTCGTAGAAATGGTTAAGGGTTGTCTGCTTATCATTACGATATTCAGCTTTATTTTGTAAATCGCGCGGCAGAATGTTGGGGTCATAGTCGACCCGATTGTGTTTAAAACCGTATTTAAAAGCTCGAATCACTGCAACCGCGCCAATGGCATCCAAGCGATCGGCATCCTGAACAATCTGACCATTTAAATCAAGCGGTTTTGCTTGACCAAAAGTATTTGCCGACCAGGACATATTATCGATGATATAAAGAATCGGTTTCGGGTCAACTTGAATGCTGAGGAGAAAATCAGCTGTTCTTCGTTTGGCACTGGCTGGATTGGCAAACAATTTCTCATCGTAGGTATCGTGTAAAGTCGCGGCTGCCAAGACAACGAACTCATCAGCACCTTTTTCTTGTTTTAAAATTTTGCGGGCCATTGCGACAACGCGATCAATATGGCTGCTGTCATGACCTGATTGATCATGATCTAGCAGTGTTTTCATGAAGTTATGAATTTTGTCTAGTTGATTTAGCTGCAGTGGATTCAGTACCATATTTTCCATTCTACA
The Oenococcus kitaharae DSM 17330 DNA segment above includes these coding regions:
- a CDS encoding glycoside-pentoside-hexuronide (GPH):cation symporter; translated protein: MKNFKSSFAYGLGAFGHDAFYGMLNGYLIMFVTSVLFAGGSKTYMAQMIAAVALIITVVRIVELFMDPLLGGMIDSIHTKHSKYAPWIAGMATISAVLSLLVFSNLFGLSTSNGPLYLTIFAVIFTVFYISYSIKDIAFWGMLPALSTSSDGRGVIATFARIGSTVGGNAVALIYVYVLTLFSGSSTFNQRGWTGFILLIAAVQLIGAYAAALMTKEDKSVVNHPAEHMKISAVFKTLAKNDQLLWMALSYLIFAFGNNIFNNLMIYFFRYILNAQDMWKYVGLIGMATGFVSIVSFPLISKFLKRRQIMITGILAIALSFIVFLFARNSLLALGAYVIFDLANPLVFMIVVLVISDSVEYGQLKTGSRSEAATSSIRPMVDKFGGAIGGVVTGFVATSLGMTGNTTAKDIPASADLTFRVITFVIPAILAIIFLIIYMSKVKLTEAKHDEIVKELAVQAQQGGK
- a CDS encoding alpha-galactosidase; protein product: MITFDESTQVFHLHNQQISYLMSVEEGNLLAHLYFGKAVSHYAGERAYPRRDRGFSGNLPDSSERDYSKDTLLQEWSGNNTGDYRVPAVIIRDENGARQTDFRYQSYRIVAGKPDLENLPHSYVVDDSEAQTLIITLTDTALNCDLALSYTIFDNWAVIARDAKLINRGSHVLHIEKIASMQIDFPKQDFQVISLPGAHARERQVERQEVGHGVTQFESRRGTSSHHMNPFIALVHPDTTEFAGEAFGVQLVYSGNHQETLERDYIDQTRVLAGINEYDFDWKLSPKDVFQTPEALLVYSDQGLNGMSNTYHHLLRERVARGKYQYAKRPIVINNWEATFFDFDSSKIQEILNNAAPLGIEMFVLDDGWFGHRDDDNSSLGDWFEHAHKLQGGLKEVSRQIHDKNMRFGLWFEPEMISTDSDLYRAHPDYALQVPGRGKTLSRNQLVLDFSRKEVVDNIFHQMVKILDNVKVDYIKWDMNRHLTEVYSAALPADQQGEVSHRYTLGVYDLAERLIERYPDILFEGCSGGGGRFDAGMLYYFPQSWASDNTDAVARLKIQTGTSLAYPMSSMTAHVSVSPNQQTGRATSFEMRGDVAMSGVFGYELDLAKLTDAEKEIVKKQVAFYKEHRQLIQYGDFIRIKSAFKGNDFAWEFVSKDKSEALLFRFKLMSLAQPEFTLTKMAGLDPKIVYEDEKGHSYGGDELMSIGFYDVPLEAADWTSKVDYFAAKERA
- a CDS encoding HD domain-containing protein; protein product: MENMVLNPLQLNQLDKIHNFMKTLLDHDQSGHDSSHIDRVVAMARKILKQEKGADEFVVLAAATLHDTYDEKLFANPASAKRRTADFLLSIQVDPKPILYIIDNMSWSANTFGQAKPLDLNGQIVQDADRLDAIGAVAVIRAFKYGFKHNRVDYDPNILPRDLQNKAEYRNDKQTTLNHFYEKLFKLQASLNTPAAKQIGQKRDHFMHEFVDEYIAEYESKA
- the gtfA gene encoding sucrose phosphorylase, which encodes MPVQNKAMLITYADSMGRNIKELQEVLTTYIGDAIGGIHLLPFFPSTGDRGFAPSDYTRVDSAFGDWRDVQALGKKYYLMFDFMINHISRESVMYQDFKAKKDASVYRDFFIRWEKFWPQGRPTQADIDLIYKRKDRAPIQEITFADGSQEHLWNTFGDEQIDINVNADSAKKFIKETLLEMVHHGADLIRLDAFAYAIKKIDTNDFFVAPEIWQLLDSVRDILTPLQAEILPEIHEHYTIPAKINAHGYFTYDFVLPLVTLYTLYSGKTAQLAKWLKMSPKRQFTTLDTHDGIGVVDARDILTDDEIAYTSSELYKVGANVKKTYSSAVYNNLDIYQINSTYYSALGNDDKAYLLARIFQIFAPGIPQIYYVGLLAGANDLDLLERTKEGRNINRHYYSQDEVAKEVQRPVVKKLLELLSWRNQFAAFDLDGEITVQTEGEQTIRVKRTSTDGRDTAILQANAADKTFTIKANDQIIFSDDEADKVRL
- a CDS encoding LacI family DNA-binding transcriptional regulator, translated to MASIRDVAKLAGFSPATVSRILNQDTTLSVKQSTKDKVRLSANQLGYIAKEADRSQTYERSKLTIAVLDTVSEAQELDDPYFADIRRGIEEQAQHDLFKLSRVIYSGEITQDLPSFKSFGRVLVIGTFSADLLKRIQTENINMVVISDVPTDRQIDTIRPDFDIQTDEVLDHLHKLGHSKIAFIGGSVDAVNADGQVLYKNDDLRLLAYKNWMQRHHLEDDMQILLTGWNTMKAYLAVSQLLKTFSLPDLPTALVAASDPIAVGTYRAILNAGYKIPKDFSVTSFDDIEAAQYLVPALSSVHPASKEIGREAVRLIRQRIFEQRTAALQVIVPSEFIERESIDGARLTNV